The following are encoded together in the Dyella terrae genome:
- a CDS encoding VOC family protein, which produces MRDLDTVEIKAFVPARDYALSQAFYRDLGFEEGWSDSNLTYFRRGHTSFLLQNFYEEALAGNFMMHLLVANVDAWWAHVQDCAVIDRYGVRFVQPQDQPWRMRDFVLTDPSGVLWRIAQNL; this is translated from the coding sequence ATGCGTGATCTGGATACGGTGGAGATCAAGGCCTTCGTCCCAGCGCGGGACTACGCGCTCAGCCAGGCGTTCTACCGCGACTTGGGCTTCGAGGAGGGCTGGTCCGATAGCAACCTCACCTACTTCCGGCGCGGCCACACCAGCTTCCTGCTGCAGAACTTCTACGAGGAGGCGTTGGCGGGAAACTTCATGATGCACTTGCTCGTGGCGAACGTGGATGCATGGTGGGCGCACGTACAGGACTGCGCCGTCATTGACCGCTATGGCGTGCGGTTTGTGCAGCCGCAGGATCAGCCTTGGCGCATGCGCGACTTCGTGCTGACCGATCCTAGCGGGGTACTGTGGCGGATCGCGCAGAACCTCTGA
- a CDS encoding NUDIX hydrolase, protein MPYTPIVATLGYVLSPDRRQVLMIHRNSRPDDMHLGKYNGLGGKMEPEEDIAACMRREILEEAGIICESMSLRGTLNWPGFGKQGEDWLGFIFVIDRYSGTPLTSNPEGTLEWVPVDRLMELPMWEGDRHFLPLVFDGDPRPFHGVMPYKDGRMQSWAFSRL, encoded by the coding sequence ATGCCATACACACCCATCGTCGCGACTCTCGGCTATGTGTTGTCGCCGGATCGTCGGCAAGTCCTCATGATCCACCGCAACTCGCGGCCCGATGACATGCATCTGGGCAAGTACAACGGGCTGGGTGGCAAGATGGAGCCCGAGGAAGACATTGCCGCCTGCATGCGCCGCGAGATTCTCGAGGAGGCTGGCATCATTTGCGAGTCGATGTCGCTGCGCGGCACGCTCAACTGGCCTGGTTTCGGCAAGCAAGGCGAAGACTGGCTGGGTTTCATCTTCGTGATCGACCGCTACAGCGGCACGCCCCTCACTTCCAACCCGGAGGGCACACTGGAGTGGGTGCCCGTCGACCGGTTGATGGAGCTGCCGATGTGGGAGGGCGACCGCCACTTTTTGCCGCTGGTGTTCGACGGTGACCCGCGGCCGTTCCATGGGGTGATGCCGTACAAAGACGGTCGCATGCAGTCCTGGGCGTTTTCGCGGCTGTGA
- a CDS encoding NUDIX hydrolase has translation MSGQIIRIVAAVIRDEQGRVLMVRKRGAAVWQQPGGKRDADDHDDLHTLARELHEELGCVMRREGARWLGRFSAPAANELGHVVEAEVYEVAADGLFVARAEIEAVCWVDPVTPGDLLIAQLSRESILPLVAGA, from the coding sequence GTGAGCGGACAGATCATCCGCATCGTTGCTGCGGTGATCCGCGATGAACAGGGCAGGGTGTTGATGGTGCGTAAGCGTGGCGCGGCCGTATGGCAGCAGCCGGGTGGCAAGCGCGACGCGGATGATCACGATGACTTGCACACGTTGGCGCGTGAGCTGCACGAGGAACTGGGGTGCGTCATGCGGCGTGAGGGTGCGCGATGGTTGGGGCGGTTCAGCGCACCGGCGGCTAATGAGCTTGGGCATGTCGTTGAGGCCGAGGTTTACGAGGTCGCAGCGGACGGGCTTTTCGTTGCTCGGGCGGAGATTGAGGCGGTGTGCTGGGTCGACCCGGTGACGCCGGGTGATTTGTTGATTGCCCAGTTGAGTCGGGAGTCGATTTTGCCGTTGGTGGCGGGGGCGTAG